One Nisaea sediminum genomic window carries:
- a CDS encoding class I SAM-dependent methyltransferase has protein sequence MSTVSSAAGPMAKPSEWVVRFAERVPRDAEVLDVACGAGRHGRFFRARGNPVVLLDQDISRVADMAADARVELVASDLEAGRPWPLKSRTFGCVVVTNYLYRPAMRDIIAAVAPGGILIYETFALGNEAYGRPSNPDFLLHREELLILCRPELRVVAFEDLTVSTPRPACIQRIAAVRDAAERPAL, from the coding sequence ATGAGCACGGTCAGTTCCGCCGCAGGCCCAATGGCCAAACCGTCGGAATGGGTCGTGCGGTTCGCCGAACGGGTTCCGCGGGATGCGGAGGTCCTCGATGTGGCCTGCGGCGCTGGCCGGCACGGTCGCTTTTTCCGGGCACGGGGAAATCCGGTCGTCCTGCTGGATCAGGATATTTCGCGCGTCGCCGATATGGCGGCGGATGCGCGTGTCGAACTCGTCGCCTCGGACCTCGAGGCCGGGAGGCCGTGGCCGCTGAAAAGCCGGACCTTCGGCTGTGTGGTCGTCACCAACTATCTCTACCGTCCGGCCATGCGCGATATCATCGCGGCGGTCGCGCCCGGCGGGATCCTCATTTACGAGACCTTCGCGCTGGGGAACGAGGCCTACGGGCGGCCCTCGAACCCGGACTTTCTGCTGCACCGGGAGGAGTTGCTGATCCTCTGCCGTCCGGAGCTGCGGGTGGTGGCGTTCGAGGACTTGACGGTGAGCACGCCGCGTCCCGCCTGTATCCAGAGGATCGCCGCCGTCAGGGACGCAGCCGAACGCCCGGCCCTCTGA